The DNA region AGGTGATCGCGGTGACGCACCTCGCGCAGGTCGCGGCCTTCGCGAACAACCATCTGTCGGTCGTGAAGGCCAATGATGGTGCGGTCACGGCCTCCAGCGTGCGCCGTCTGGAAGGGGAGGAACGGGAAGCCGAGATGGCTCGTCTGCTGTCAGGACTCGCCGATTCCGACGCCGCCCTGACCCACGCCCGCGAACTTCTCAGCCTCCGCGTCCCCACCTCCTGATAGGATCGAAGCCCGTGATGAACTCTTCTTCTGCGGGACCCAAGAACGACACGACCAAGCACATCTTCGTGACTGGTGGTGTCGTTTCGTCTTTGGGCAAGGGGCTGACGGCAGCCAGCCTCGGAAACCTCCTCACGGCCCGCGGTCTGCGCGTCGTGATGCAGAAGCTCGACCCGTACCTGAACGTCGATCCGGGAACGATGAACCCGTTCCAGCACGGTGAGGTGTTCGTGACGGACGACGGCGCCGAGACCGATCTCGACATCGGACACTACGAGCGCTTCCTCGACATCAACCTGTCCGAGGCCGCCAACGTCACCACGGGTCAGATCTACTCGCAGGTGATCGCGCGAGAGCGCCGCGGCGAGTACCTCGGAGACACGGTCCAGGTGATCCCGCACATCACCGACGAGATCAAGCGCCGCATGCGCCTGCAGGCCTCGGAAGACCCGCGCCCCGACGTGATCATCACCGAGGTGGGCGGCACTGTCGGCGACATCGAGTCGCAGCCGTTCCTCGAGTCCGCGCGCCAGCTTCGTCACGAGCTCGGACGCGACAGCGTGTTCTTCGTGCACGTATCGCTCGTCCCGTTCATGGGCGCGTCGGGGGAGCAGAAGACCAAGCCGACGCAGCACTCCGTCGCGGCGCTCCGCCAGGTCGGCATCCAGCCCGATGCCCTGGTGCTCCGCAGCGACCGTCCGGTCAGCGCGAGCAACCGCAACAAGATCGCTCTCATGTGCGACGTCGACGTCGAAGGCGTCATCAACACCGTCGACCTGCCGAGCATCTACGACATCCCCTCGACGCTGAACGAGCAGGGGCTCGACTCGTACATCGTGCGACGGCTGGGCCTGGACCAGAAGGCGGACGACGTCGACTGGACCCGCTGGAACAAGGTGCTGCACGCGGTGCACAACCCCAAGCACGAGGTGACGATCGGTCTGGTCGGCAAGTACATCGACCTGCCCGACGCGTACCTCTCGGTGACCGAGGCGCTCAAGGCCGGCGGTTTCGCGCAGGAGACCAAGGTCAACATCCGCTGGATCCCCTCCGATCTCTGCGAGACGCCGGAAGGCGCGCAGGAGCAGCTGGCACAGCTCGACGGTATCTGCGTGCCCGGCGGCTTCGGCATCCGTGGCATCGAGGGCAAGCTCGGCGCGCTGAAGTTCGCGCGCGAGCAGGGCATCCCGACGCTCGGCCTGTGCCTCGGTCTGCAGTGCATGGTCATCGAGTACGCACGTGACGTCGCCGGCATCGTCGGGGCCTCGTCCAGCGAGTTCGACCCGGAGACCGCAGAACCGGTCATCGCGACGATGGCCGAGCAGGTCGACATCCTCGACGGTGGCGACCTCGGCGGCACCATGCGCCTCGGTCTGTACCAGGCAGCCCTGGCGGAAGGCTCGCTTGCCCGCGAGCTCTACGGCGCCCCCGAGGCCTCCGAGCGTCACCGCCACCGCTACGAGGTGAACAACGCCTACCGTGACCGTCTTTCCGAGGCGGGGCTGGTGTTCTCCGGACTCAACCCGGAGCTCGACCTCGTTGAGTACGTCGAGCTGCCCCGCGACGTGCACCCGTACTACATCGCCACCCAGGCGCACCCGGAACTGCGTTCGCGTCCGACCGCCCCGCACCCGCTGTTCCGCGGGCTGGTGGGCGCGGCGATCGATCGGCACCGCGCAAGCGAGCTGTTCGACGTCAGCGCGGACGACTGAATCGAGCAATCGAGCGATGATGACGGAGTCGACGGAGAGCCTCCGGGACGAGACCTTCGAGCCGGAGGTTCTCGAGAGCGACCTCGTCTACCGCGGCAGGGTCTGGGACGTGCGCTCTGACCGCGTGCGCTATGGCGACGGTGAGATCGTGCGGCAGTACGTCGCCCACACCGGCGCGGTGGCGATCGTCGCCCTCGACGAACAGGGGCGGGTGCTGCTGATCCAGCAGTACCGCCACCCGATCCGCCATCGTGATTGGGAGCTCCCGGCCGGACTGCTCGATGTGGAGGGCGAAGAGCCTCTCGAGGCCGCCCAGCGTGAGCTCGCCGAGGAGGCCGACCTGGTCGCCGTCCACTGGGAGCCACTGGTCTCCTCGTGGACGACGCCCGGTGGGAACGACGAGATCATCCACGTGTTCCTCGCGACCGGCGTCCGACCGTCCGGTGCGCCGCACGATCGCGAGGACGAGGAAGCGGATATCCGGGTGGAGTGGGTGTCGCTGGCCGATGCGGTCTCTGCGGTCATGGAGGGTCGGATGCGCAATGGGATCCTCGCGATCGGCGTGCTGGCGGCCTCGCAGAGGTTGCGCGACCGGGGCTGAGGATGCAGCTCGAGCGCGCCCTCGACGCCTACCTGCGTCATGTCACGATCGAGCGTGGTCTGAGCGCGCACACGATCGCGGCCTACCGGCGCGACCTCGAGGGATACCGGGAGTGGTTGGTCGCCGAGGGGATCGACGACACCGGCGAGGTGACGCCGGCGACGATCGACCGATTCATCGCGCAACGGGCCTCCGCGGAGCCGCCACCCGCGTCGACGAGCCTCGCACGCTTGCAGTCGTCGGTGCGGGGATGGCACCGCTTCCTCGCACGAGAGGGCATAGAGGCCGACGACCCGAGTGGTCGGCTCCGCCCGCCGAAGGCGCCGCGACGGCTGCCCAAAGCCCTCACGATCGAACAGGTCGAGCGTCTGCTCGCCGCGCCGTCTCCCGAAGCGCCGCTCGGCATCCGTGATCGCGCTCTGCTCGAGCTTCTCTATGCGACCGGTGCGCGCGTGTCCGAGGCGATCGACCTCGATGTGGACGACCTGGCGCACGGCGATGTGCTGCGGCTGCGGGGGAAGGGATCCAAGGAACGCATCGTGCCGCTGGGTTCCTACGCGCGCGCCGCCGTGGACACGTATCTGACCCGTGTGCGCCCCGCCCTCGCCGCCAAGGGTCGCGCCTCGGCCCGGCTCTTCCTCGGGGCGCGAGGCGCCCCGCTCTCCCGCCAGAGCGCGTGGCTCGTCATCCGCGCGGCAGCCGAGAGCGCCCAGATCACCGTGGACGTATCGCCGCACACGCTGCGGCACTCGTTCGCGACGCATCTCCTGCAAGGGGGTGCCGACGTGCGTGTCGTGCAGGAACTGCTCGGACACTCCTCGGTCGCGACGACGCAGATCTACACGCACGTCTCGGTCGACGCCCTTCGCGACATCTACGCGACGTCGCACCCGCGCGCCCGGTGACCTCGCAGCGCCGGCCTGGCGTCTGCCGCGTGCCGAGGCAGCTGAGCGGGGGCCCGGCCGGTACAATCGACCAAGCACGACGGAGCAGGAGAACGGGTGGCTGAGAAAGTGGCGAAGTCCAGGGCGAAGGCGCAGAAGGCCGACGAGACCCCCATGGGACCCACCGGCCGCCCCTATCACGGGTTCCCGATCCCGGAGCCGCTGAAGTCGCACGGCCCGGCGCGCATCATCGCGCTGTGCAACCAGAAGGGCGGCGTCGGCAAGACGACGACCTCGATCAACCTCGCCGCTTCCCTCGCGGAGTACGGCCGGAAGGTCCTCGCCGTCGACTTCGACCCGCAGGGTGCCCTGTCGGCCGGCCTCGGCATCCCGACGCACGATGTGCCGACGATCTACGACCTGCTGCTGGACACCAAGCGCGACGCGCACGATGCGATCGTGCACTCGAGCGTCGAGGGTCTCGACGTCATGCCGGCCAATATCGACCTCTCTGCCGCAGAGGTCCACCTCGTCAACGAGGTCGCGCGCGAGACGATCCTCGCACGTGTCCTGCGCCAGGTGGCGGGGGAGTACGACGTCATTCTCATCGACTGCCAGCCGTCCCTCGGCATCCTCACCGTGAACGCGCTGACCGCGGCGCACGGCGTGATCATCCCCCTCGAGTGCGAGTTCTTCGCCCTGCGCGGTGTGGCGCTGCTGATCGAGACGATCGACAAGGTCCGTGACCGGCTGAACCCGTCGATCACGATGGACGGCCTGTTGGCGACGATGTACGACCCGCGCACGCTGCACTCCCGCGAAGTTCTGGAGCGGGTCGTCGAGGCATTCGGCGACGATGTGCTGGAGACCGTGATCGGCCGCACCGTGAAGTTCCCCGACGCGTCGGTCTCGGGCGTGCCCATCACCGAGTTCGCCCCCGAGCACGCCGCCGCTCAGGCGTACCTGCGGCTGGCGCGGGAGCTGGTCGCCCGTGGCGCCGTCGCCTAGCGAGGGGCCTGTCGACGCAACGCTCGAGGAGAGCGCGGGCGATGCCGCGGCCACAGACACGGCAGGCTTCCGGGTGTCCCTGTCGAACTTCGACGGCCCCTTCGACCTGCTGCTGAATCTCATCTCGAAACATGAGATGGACATCACCGAGGTGTCGTTGAGCGCGGTCACGAACGAATTCATCGCGTATCTGGGGGAACTCGACGACGATGAGGACCTCGACCAGGCCTCCGAGTTCCTGGTCGTGGCCGCGACCCTGCTCGACATGAAGGTGGCGGGACTCCTGCCGCAGGGCGAGCTGGTGGATGCCGAGGCGGTGGCCCTTCTCGAGGCGCGTGACCTGCTGTTCGCCCGCCTGCTGCAGTACCGGGCCTTCAAGGAGGTCTCGACGTGGTTCGCTCGCTGCCTGCAGCGCGAGGATCGCCGACACGTCCGTGCCGTTCCCCTCGAGGAGAAGCACCGGCGGCAGACTCCGGAGCTCGTCTGGTCGCTGAGCGCCGACGACTTCGCCGCGCTCGCGCTGCTGGCGTTCGCACCCAAGGAGATCCCGCACGTCGGGCTCGACCATCTGCACGCACCGCTGGTCAGCATCCGCGAGCAGGCGGCGATCGTCGTGACACTGCTGCGTGGGACCGAGTCGGTGAGCTTCCGTGAGCTCGTCGCGGGCGTCACGGAGCCGGGCATCGTCGTCGCGCGCTTCATCTCGGTGCTGGAGCTCTATCGGCACGCGGCGCTGTCCTTCGAACAACTGGAACCGCTCGGCGAGCTGACGCTCCGCTGGGCCGCCGACTCCTGGTCGGACGAGACGCTGGCGACCCTGGGAGCCGATTATGACCGATGACGTGACGGAGACCGACGCTGTGACGGGGACCGACGCTGTGACGGGGACCGACGCTGTGACGGGGACCGACGCTGTGGCGGGGACCGACCTCACGGTGTCGGAGGATCAGACCTCGGACCCTGCCGGGACGGCACCCGAGATTCCCCTCGCCGAGCGGGTCGAAGCGATCCTCTTCATCGTGGATGAGCCGATCGGCCTCGTCGCGTTGGCTGCCGCCGTCGGGTCGCCGGTGCCAGCGGTACGTCAGACGCTCGAGATGCTCGTCGAGGACTACGACGGGCGGGGCACGGGACCACGGCGCGGCTTCGAGCTGCGCGAGGTGGGCGGCGGATGGCGACTGTACGTCCGCGAAGATCTCGATGCCATGGTGGCCGAGTTCGTCGGAGGGCAGGCCCCGGCGCGACTGTCGCAGGCCGCGCTCGAGACATTGGCGGTCATCGCCTACAAGCAGCCGGTGACGCGCAGCCAGGTCGCGTCCATCCGCGCGGTGAACGTCGATTCCGTCGTGCGCACGCTGCTCGCCCGCGGGCTGATCACGGAGCTGTTCGCGGATTCCGAGACCGGCGCGATCAACTACGGCACGTCCGACGCGCTTCTGCAGCACCTGGGCATCAACTCGCTCGACGAGCTGCCCCCGATCTCCCCGCTGCTCGATGACGGTGCAGACGGCTTCGACGAAGGGACCATCCGATGACAGGCTTCGACGCCTCGACAGACTCCGAGGCCGCGCCCGAGGGCGTGCGCTTGCAGAAGGTGCTCGCGGCGGCAGGCGTGGCCTCCCGCCGCGTGGTGGAGCAGTACATCGCCGAGGGCCGCATCCGCGTCAACGGCATCGTCGTGTCCGAGCAGGGGCGACGGATCGACCCCGAGCGCGACCTCGTCGACGTGGACGGTACCGCGATCCAGCTCGACGTCTCCAAGCGCTACGTCATGCTCAACAAGCCGACCGGCGTGGTGAGCAGCATGAAGGACGAGAGCGGCCGCCCCGACCTGCGTCGCTTCACCGAGAAGTACGAGGAGCGCCTCTACAACGTCGGCCGCCTCGATGCCGAGACGAGCGGTCTGCTGATCCTCACGAACGACGGCGCGCTCGCCCACGTGCTGGCCCACCCGTCTTTCGGCGTGACGAAGGTGTACATCGCGAAGGTCGAGGGCACAGTGCTGCCGCAGACGATCTCGAAGCTGACGAAGGGCATCGAGCTGGAGGACGGACCGATCGCCGCCGACAAGGCACGGCTGTTGGACACCTCCCGCGAGGAGAGCCTGGTCGAGCTGACGCTGCACTCCGGTCGCAACCGCATCGTGCGACGCATGCTCGCGGCGGTGGGCCACCCCGTCACCGAACTGGTCCGCCGGCAGTTCGGTCCGCTCCACCTGGGAACCCTCCCGGCCGGGAAGACGCGGGAACTGAGTAAAATCGAACTCGGCGCGCTTTTGACCCTGTCGCGCCGTGATTCCGGTGTCGCCGAGGCGCCAGGCGAGCAGGAGAACGAATGACCGATACGACGAGTGCGCCCACGGGGCGGAGAGCGGGCGTCGTCGCGCCGCGCCTCTCCGGTACCGTCCGCATCGTCGGCGCCGGACTCCTCGGCGCGAGCATCGGCCACGCCCTCCGCGCGAAGGGGGTAGATGTCGTCCTGACCGATGCCTCGCCCGCCCAACTGCGTCTCGCCGTCGACTACGGCGCCGGAAGGATCTCGAACGAGGACGATCAGCCTTCCCTGGTCGTTGTCGCGGTGCCGCCGGATGTCACTGCCGACGTGATCCAGGCCGAACTCGAACGGTTCCCAGAGGCCGTCGTCACCGACGTCGCGAGCGTGAAGCTCGAGCCTTTCCGTGCACTCCAGGCGCGCGGTGTCGACCTCACCCGCTACATCGGCTCTCACCCGCTCGCCGGTCGTGAGCGCGGGGGCGCGATCTCAGCGCGTGCCGACCTCTTCATCGGGCGCCCCTGGGTGGTGTGCCGTGATGAGGAGACGAGAGCCTCCGACCTCGCCCTCGTCGAGGCCCTCGCGCTCGACGTCGGAGCGACGCCCCTCGAGATGACTCCGGAGGAGCACGATCGTTCGGTCGCGCTGACCTCGCACGTGCCCCAGGTGGTCGCGAGCCTGCTCGCCGGTCGCCTCGCCGAAGCGGAAGAGGGGGCGCTCCGCCTTGCAGGCCAGGGCGTCCGCGACACCACACGCATCGCGGCATCCGCCCCCGAGCTCTGGGTGCAGATCCTCGGGGCGAACGCGGCACCCGTGGTCGAGATCCTCGATGCGCTGGCCTCCGACCTCGGCGAGATCTCCGATGCCCTGCGTGAGCCGAGCGCTCCGGGCGCCCGCCGCATCGTCGCCGAGACCATCCGGCAGGGGAACGACGGCGTTGAACGGCTCCCCGGCAAGCACGGACAGAATCAGCGTTTCGAAACCCTCGTCGTGATGGTCGACGACACCGCGGGTCAGCTCGGCCGCCTGTTCGGAGAGCTCGGCGAGCTCGGTGTGAACGTCGAGGACCTCCGCCTCGAGCATTCGCCCGGCGCGCAGTTCGGCCTCGCCGAGATCAGCGTCGATCCCGCGGCGCTGCATGGCGCGATCACCGGGCTGCAGGAACGTGGATGGCGCATCGCTGGGAGCACGAATGACTGATATCTCGACCTCTGCTGCGGACGCTTCGGTGACCGACGCGCACAAGTTCATCGCGATCGATGGGCCGGCCGGATCGGGCAAGTCCAGCGTTTCGAAGGCCGTCGCCCGCGCACTCGGTTTCGGCTACCTCGACACCGGCTCCGCCTACCGCGCACTCGCCTGGCATGTGCTCGATCGGGGCGCCGACACCGAAGACCCTGAGGCCGTGCGCGCTGCGGCGGCAGACTTCCCTCTGACGCTGGGGCTCGACCCCGACGAGCGGACGGTGCTCGTCGGCGACGTCGAGGTCACCGAGGCCATCCGAGACCCGAGGGTCTCCGGCGCGGTGAGCGGCGTGGCGCGCGTGCCCGAGGTTCGCGCGCAGGTCAACGAGCTGTTCCGCCGTCTGGTGTCGGAGTCGTCGTACCCCGCCGTCGTGGTGGAGGGCCGTGACATCACGACCGTGGTCGCCCCCGACGCTCCGGTGCGGATCCTTCTCACCGCAGCTCCCGAGGTACGGGCTGCACGACGTGCCGGTGAACTCGCCGGCGAGAACGCGGCTGCTGTCGCCGCGGCGCTGCACAAGCGTGACGCCTCAGACAGCGCCGTCGTCGACTTCCTGAACGCCGCAGAAGGCGTCGAGGTCGTCGATTCGACGGAACTCGATTTCCCCCAGACCATCGACGCCGTCCTCACGGTGATCGAACGAATCCAAGGAGCACACCGTGGCTGACGACGAATACGAAGGCGGCCCCGACCAGCTCGCCGAGAAGATGGACCAGCTCGACGAGCATCTCGCCGAGCAGCGCGCGGAGACGCTGCGCGCCGGCCTCTCCGACTACGAGCTGGACGATGAGGACGCGGAACTCCTCGCGGGCATCACGCTCGGCGAAGACGGCATCCACTACAGTCCGGCTCTTCCCGTGGTGGCGATCGTCGGACGACCGAACGTGGGCAAGTCCGCGTTGGTCAACCGCATCCTCGGCCGCCGCGAGGCCGTCGTCGAGGACACCCCCGGTGTCACCCGTGACCGCGTGACGTACAAGGCCGAGTGGGCCGACCGTCGCTTCTCGCTCGTCGACACCGGCGGGTGGGAGCCCGACGCGCGCGGCATCGACCGTTCGGTCGCGATGCAGGCCGAGGTCGCGATCGACCTCGCCGACATGGTGCTGTTCGTCGTCGACGCGATGGTGGGGGCGACGTCGACCGACGAGCACGTCGTGAAGCTGCTGCGCAAGAGCGGCAAGCCGGTGTTCCTCGTCGCCAACAAGATCGATGACGCCCGCCAGGAGCCGGAGACCGCAGCGCTGTGGAGCCTGGGCCTCGGCGAGCCCTGGCCCGTGTCGGCGATCCACGGACGCGGCGTCGCCGATCTGCTGGATGCCGTGCTCAAGAAGCTTCCCGAGGTCTCGGCCGTCGCGAAGCAGGAGATCGGCGGACCGCGCCGCGTGGCCATCCTCGGTCGTCCGAACGTGGGCAAGTCGTCACTGCTGAACAAGGCGGCAGGCGAGGAGCGCGTGGTCGTCAACGATCTGGCCGGCACCACCCGTGACCCGGTGGACGAGGTCGTGGAACTCGGCGGGAAGATGTGGCGTCTGGTCGACACCGCCGGTATCCGTCGTCGCGTGCACATGGCGCAGGGGGCCGACTTCTACGCCTCGCTGCGCACTTCGGCCGCGCTGGAGAAGGCCGAGGTCGCCGTCGTCGTTCTCGACGTCTCGGAGTCGATCAGTGAGCAGGACGTACGCATCATCGATCTCGTGCTGGAGTCGGGCCGCGCGCTCGTGCTCGCCTTCAACAAGTGGGACCGTCTGAACGACGACGATCTCGAGAACGCCGACCGCCGTCGCTACCTCGAGCGTGAGATCGAGCAGGATCTGGCGCACGTCGCCTGGGCCCCGCGGGTGAACATCTCGGCGAAGACCGGGCGTCACCTCGACAAGCTCGTGCCCGCGCTGGAGACGGCCCTGGAGAACTGGGACCGTCGTATTCCGACGGGCAAGTTCAACGCGTTCCTCGCAGAACTCGTGGCGGAGCACCCGCACCCGCTGCGCGGTGGCAAGCAGCCGCGCATCCTGTTCGGCACCCAGGCGTCGACGCGCCCGCCGACGTTCGTGCTGTTCACGACCGGTTTCCTCGACCCCGGGTACCGCCGGTTCATCCAGCGGCGTCTGCGCGAGCTCTACTCGTTCGAGGGCACGCCGATCGTGATCAACATGCGCGTGCGCGAGAAGCGTCAGCGCTGATCTGTTCCGGCGCATGTCGCGCCGTGGTGCTGTGACCCCGATGCTGTGAAAGGCTGAAGGGGTGACTGTCGTACCTCCTGCTTTCGGTGAACCGCGTCGCCCCGAGGGGCCGCGGAACCCCGGCGATGCCTGGGTGATCGCGGAGTCGGGGGAGAAGTACTGGGGGCGCTTCGGTGCTGCCGGGCTTCTCGCCTATGACCCCGCACGTGGCATCCTGCTGCAGCATCGTGTCGCGTGGAGTCACTTCGGTGGAACCTGGGGCTTGCCGGGCGGCGCACTCCACGAGGGGGAGAGCGCGATCGCGGGAGCGATCCGTGAGGCCCAGGAAGAGGCGGGCGTGCCGGACGGTGCCGTGCGCGCCCGGTTCACGAGCGTTCTCGATCTGGGCATCTGGTCGTACACGACCGTCGTCGCCGATGTCGGGGAGCCTTTCGAGCCGGTGATCAGCGACCCCGAGAGCGTCGCGCTCGAGTGGGTGCCGGTCGATCAGGTGTCGTCACGACCGTTGCACCCCGGTTTCGGTTCGTCGTGGCCGGCGTTGCTCGAACTGCTCGACGTGCGACCGGCGATCGTGGTGGATGCCGCGAATGTCGTCGGCTCGGTCCCTGATGGGTGGTGGAAAGACCGTGCGGGCGCCGCAGCTCGTCTTCGTGCGCGTCTGGAGGGACTGGCGGTCCCCGCGCACGCGCTGGAACTCGCAGGCGATGAGTGGTTCCCCGACGTGTCGATGGTGGTCGAGGGGCAGGCGCGAGGTATCGAAGACCAAGCCGGCACGGTCTCGGTGATCCGCGCGGAAGCCGCGGGTGATGACGCGATCGTCGCCGAGGTCGAGCGCCGTGTCGCGATGCAGCAGCTGGTCGTGACCGTCACGAGCGATAGGGGCCTCCGTGATCGCGCCGAGAGCGCCGGAGCCGCGCACATCCGTTCGGCCGGGTGGTTGCTCGATCTCTTCGCGGCCAACGGCTGACTTTCGCCCCAAGCCCCGCGCGCTGTTCCTAGCGCGCCGTGGTCCTAGCGCGCCGTGGTCCTAGCGCGGGTCCTGCGCGCTGTGGTCCTGACGTCGTGATTCAGACGAACATCACGCGTCGGGGCGGCGGGTCGGCATAGTCGCGGCCCAGCGGACTGTGCCACGTGATGCTGCGGTCCTTCTCCTGCTGAGCGGTCCAGCGATGCGAATCGGGAATGTCCGGATGCTTGAGCGTGTGGTGGCCCCGGCAGAAGTGGCCGAGGTTGTCGAGCCTGGTCTTCCCTCCCTTCGCATGATCGTGGTTGTGGTCGATCTCGCTGCGGTGCGCCGGCATGCGGCACCCCGGGAAGCGGCAGTGTCGGTCACGCGCGCGCAGGAACCGTCGCATCCCCTCGGTCGGCGTATAGGTGTCTGTCTCGACCACCATGCCTGTTGGGTCGAGGAACAGACGGGTCCAGCCGGTGTTGCGCCCCGCCAGCTCCCGGACGATGTCGGGGCTCAGGGGGCCGAGTCCGTCGAGCTCGGCAGCGCGGTCGTCGACGCCGGCGAGTGTGGTCGCCGCGACGGTCACCTGAATGCGGGCCTGGATGCCGTCGAGGGCGTCGCCGTGTGCGGTGCTCGGATCTGCGGTCAGGAGCAGATCCGAGAACAGGTCCGTCTCGGTCTGCTTCCACGTTCGGGTGTCGGCCGGGAAGTGCGTCAGTTCGGGATCTGTCGAGAACGTGTCACCATCAGCACCGTGGATCACGCCACCATCGACGAAGTCGACCGATGGGTCGTCGAGGGGAGGCTCATCGGGGTGGTCTACCTCCTCGTCGAACCACCAGGGCTGGGGCAGGATCTCGCGGGTGTCTCGGGCCCGCACGACTTCGCGCGTCATCCGGTTGAGTCGGTCGGAGATCGCGGTGGCGATCCACTCGGGGAGCACCGCGGTGAGAAGTGCCAGGCCGTCGTCGAGTGCTCTCACCGTCACACATCGTTCTTCTGCAGCGCGGCGGTGCCTCTCCACGAGCG from Microbacterium sp. SY138 includes:
- a CDS encoding NUDIX hydrolase: MTVVPPAFGEPRRPEGPRNPGDAWVIAESGEKYWGRFGAAGLLAYDPARGILLQHRVAWSHFGGTWGLPGGALHEGESAIAGAIREAQEEAGVPDGAVRARFTSVLDLGIWSYTTVVADVGEPFEPVISDPESVALEWVPVDQVSSRPLHPGFGSSWPALLELLDVRPAIVVDAANVVGSVPDGWWKDRAGAAARLRARLEGLAVPAHALELAGDEWFPDVSMVVEGQARGIEDQAGTVSVIRAEAAGDDAIVAEVERRVAMQQLVVTVTSDRGLRDRAESAGAAHIRSAGWLLDLFAANG
- a CDS encoding DUF222 domain-containing protein, with protein sequence MPLSTDLDLDLEQRRRVLDAWVDTRRRIAALEAEAADLLTEQIAILDADVSASPFHREAIHRSMIAEFSAAGHVSKGSMEFAFADAHALHTHLPAVRAAFADGMISVGHVREISRACAVVAEAIRNRKADPAVMELFEAAALVVAERDTAARTRAHVRQVAAALVGETLVERHRRAAEERCVTVRALDDGLALLTAVLPEWIATAISDRLNRMTREVVRARDTREILPQPWWFDEEVDHPDEPPLDDPSVDFVDGGVIHGADGDTFSTDPELTHFPADTRTWKQTETDLFSDLLLTADPSTAHGDALDGIQARIQVTVAATTLAGVDDRAAELDGLGPLSPDIVRELAGRNTGWTRLFLDPTGMVVETDTYTPTEGMRRFLRARDRHCRFPGCRMPAHRSEIDHNHDHAKGGKTRLDNLGHFCRGHHTLKHPDIPDSHRWTAQQEKDRSITWHSPLGRDYADPPPRRVMFV